One Gemmatimonadota bacterium DNA segment encodes these proteins:
- a CDS encoding metallophosphoesterase, with the protein MAGLTGAAALGLPRYAAGGQSVPTLSLLPFLARPTTESILVSVRNGPADATARLEIKPLGLGEWRSAGADRDALAGEFVTWTADDLAAGTGYEYRILMAVPGDDLASVATGRFTTQRVGEVAFTAALTADPHTGSFVEGSVPVRVLDDVVRNVRRDRPDFVIALGDNVAWATSRDFPQYDDLGATYAYTMYRRHIAPLSMSCPHFGLIGNWEGESGKVPAESAALMAAVRRRFAPNPDDLTYPQGGSANEDYYAFDWGPALFVVLNVQSYSVPSGPRSSPMDDVALMEDWTLGAAQFSWLESVLATSDHPFKFVCIHHPVGGNAATHFETLYGRGGPRAAMVGEQRLVHEMMREFGVQIFFFGHDHVFLDEVVDGIHYALPGSCGAPWKFGREVTGYRRYWPDSGHGRLTVRPEQATVEFVNQAGQVIHEFAVEPA; encoded by the coding sequence TTGGCGGGGCTCACGGGCGCGGCAGCCTTGGGGCTCCCTCGATACGCGGCCGGCGGCCAGTCCGTCCCGACGCTCTCGCTCCTACCTTTCCTGGCCAGGCCGACGACCGAGTCGATTCTGGTGAGCGTTCGAAACGGTCCCGCGGACGCCACCGCACGGCTCGAGATCAAGCCGCTCGGACTCGGAGAGTGGCGGTCGGCCGGGGCGGATCGGGACGCGTTGGCCGGTGAATTCGTCACCTGGACCGCAGACGACCTGGCGGCCGGTACGGGTTACGAGTACCGGATCCTCATGGCCGTGCCCGGAGACGATCTCGCGTCGGTCGCTACGGGACGGTTCACGACTCAGCGCGTGGGTGAGGTCGCGTTCACGGCGGCTCTCACTGCCGATCCGCATACCGGTTCCTTTGTCGAGGGATCTGTCCCGGTCAGGGTACTCGACGACGTCGTCCGCAATGTTCGAAGGGACCGGCCGGACTTCGTGATCGCGCTGGGAGACAACGTCGCGTGGGCTACTTCACGGGACTTCCCACAGTACGATGATCTCGGGGCGACTTATGCCTACACGATGTACCGACGTCACATCGCGCCGCTGTCGATGTCGTGTCCGCACTTCGGCCTGATCGGGAACTGGGAAGGCGAGTCCGGCAAGGTCCCCGCGGAGAGCGCGGCCCTGATGGCCGCCGTCCGCCGACGCTTCGCGCCCAACCCCGACGACCTCACCTACCCCCAGGGCGGCAGTGCGAATGAAGACTACTACGCGTTCGATTGGGGACCCGCGCTGTTCGTGGTGCTGAACGTCCAGTCGTACTCGGTGCCGTCGGGGCCGCGGTCGTCACCGATGGACGACGTCGCGCTCATGGAGGATTGGACGCTCGGCGCTGCCCAATTCTCGTGGCTCGAGAGCGTGCTCGCCACCTCCGACCACCCATTCAAGTTCGTCTGCATCCACCACCCGGTTGGGGGCAACGCGGCCACCCACTTCGAGACGCTGTACGGTCGAGGCGGGCCGAGAGCGGCCATGGTCGGTGAACAGCGCCTGGTGCATGAGATGATGCGCGAATTCGGGGTCCAGATCTTCTTCTTCGGACACGATCACGTCTTCCTGGACGAGGTCGTGGACGGCATCCACTACGCGCTCCCAGGTAGCTGTGGAGCTCCGTGGAAGTTCGGCCGTGAGGTCACAGGGTACCGGAGGTACTGGCCGGATTCAGGACACGGGCGCCTCACCGTACGCCCGGAGCAGGCGACCGTCGAGTTCGTGAATCAGGCGGGACAGGTGATCCACGAATTCGCCGTCGAGCCAGCGTGA
- a CDS encoding bifunctional sulfate adenylyltransferase/adenylylsulfate kinase translates to MPDHLITPHGGVLRNLIVSDARAQELRETSRDWPSWDLTERQICDLELLLNGAFSPLEGFMDRESYEGVVKQMRLTDGTLWPIPITLDVTEELAETLQKGDTLALRDPEGMMLAALHVEDIWSPDLRREAEAILGSATGAAIEEHPGARYLLEQSHPVYLGGRVEGLQPPIHYDFAMLRLTPAEMRAHFTKLGWRKVVAFQTRNPMHRAHQELTLRAAKEVEASLLIHPVVGMTKPGDVDHYTRVRCYQALLPTYPKNTVMLALLPLAMRMGGPREAVWHAIIRKNHGCTHLIVGRDHAGPGSDAKGTPFYGPYDAQELLQKHEEELGIAMVPFKLMVYAPEHDTYYPVDEVPDGAETINISGTEQRRRLQLGIELPSWFTFPDVEAELRKSSPPRHRQGFTVFFTGLSGSGKSTIANALMVKLLEMGGRPVTLLDGDLVRKNLSSELGFSKEHRDINIRRIGFVASEVTKNGGIAVCAPIAPYEAVRQEVRATVEPGGGFILVHVATPLDVCEQRDRKGLYAKARAGIIKEFTGISDPYEEPTDAEVVIDTTDVSPEEAAHGIVLHLEKEGYIGGTR, encoded by the coding sequence ATGCCAGATCATCTCATCACGCCCCACGGTGGCGTGCTGCGCAACCTCATTGTGTCCGACGCCCGCGCCCAAGAGCTGAGGGAGACCTCGCGGGATTGGCCGTCCTGGGACCTCACCGAGCGCCAGATCTGCGACCTCGAGCTCCTGCTGAACGGGGCCTTCTCGCCTCTCGAGGGCTTCATGGACCGCGAGAGCTACGAAGGGGTCGTCAAGCAAATGCGCCTCACAGACGGCACGCTTTGGCCCATACCCATCACGCTCGACGTGACGGAGGAGTTGGCGGAGACGCTCCAGAAGGGGGACACGCTTGCGCTGCGGGATCCCGAAGGAATGATGCTCGCGGCACTCCACGTTGAGGACATCTGGAGCCCGGACCTCCGCCGGGAGGCAGAGGCGATCCTCGGAAGCGCGACTGGGGCAGCCATCGAGGAGCATCCGGGCGCCCGCTACCTGCTCGAACAGTCCCACCCGGTCTATTTGGGTGGGCGCGTGGAGGGCCTCCAGCCTCCGATCCATTACGACTTCGCGATGCTGCGCCTGACGCCCGCCGAGATGCGGGCGCACTTCACCAAGCTCGGATGGCGGAAGGTCGTGGCGTTCCAGACGCGCAACCCCATGCACCGGGCGCACCAGGAGCTGACGCTCCGGGCCGCCAAAGAGGTCGAGGCGAGCCTGCTCATCCACCCTGTGGTGGGGATGACGAAGCCCGGCGACGTGGACCACTACACGCGTGTGCGCTGCTATCAGGCGCTCCTGCCGACGTACCCGAAGAACACGGTCATGCTCGCGCTTCTTCCTCTGGCGATGCGTATGGGGGGGCCGAGGGAGGCCGTGTGGCACGCGATCATCAGGAAGAACCACGGGTGCACGCACCTGATCGTCGGCCGTGACCACGCGGGCCCCGGAAGCGACGCAAAGGGCACGCCGTTCTACGGTCCCTACGACGCCCAGGAGTTGCTCCAGAAGCACGAGGAGGAGCTCGGCATCGCGATGGTGCCGTTCAAGCTCATGGTATACGCCCCGGAGCATGACACGTACTACCCGGTGGATGAGGTACCCGATGGCGCGGAGACAATCAACATCTCCGGCACGGAGCAACGGCGCCGGCTCCAGCTCGGCATCGAGCTGCCGTCCTGGTTCACGTTCCCGGACGTGGAGGCGGAGCTGCGCAAGTCCTCCCCACCGCGGCATCGACAGGGCTTCACCGTCTTCTTCACCGGGCTCTCAGGTTCAGGCAAGAGCACGATCGCCAACGCGTTGATGGTCAAGCTGCTGGAAATGGGCGGCCGGCCGGTCACGCTCCTGGATGGCGACCTGGTGCGCAAGAACCTCTCCAGCGAGTTGGGCTTCTCCAAGGAGCACCGTGACATCAACATCCGCCGCATCGGCTTCGTGGCGAGCGAGGTCACCAAGAACGGCGGCATCGCCGTCTGTGCGCCGATCGCGCCCTACGAGGCGGTGCGGCAGGAAGTGCGCGCGACGGTCGAGCCGGGCGGCGGCTTCATTCTGGTCCACGTCGCCACGCCGCTCGACGTGTGCGAGCAACGGGACCGCAAAGGCCTCTACGCAAAGGCACGCGCGGGCATCATCAAGGAGTTCACCGGCATATCCGATCCCTACGAGGAGCCCACGGACGCCGAAGTCGTGATCGACACGACGGACGTCAGCCCAGAGGAGGCGGCACACGGTATCGTTCTGCACCTGGAGAAGGAAGGCTACATCGGAGGTACGCGCTGA
- a CDS encoding cyclase family protein, which translates to MRTLRSALSRILGLTTGILTTGILVAGGTASSATEALYAQQRPEVTSETIEQWMVELSNRGRWGAADELGTLNLITPEHRVSAAGLVTEGLSVSLSHDYLKEAAEDATSPFGHELLGSPQSGFLSDRYTIAYHGYAHSHMDALCHYSSEGLMYNGISRETVDLVEGCVRLGITNAKQGIVTRGILMDIARLKGLDYLEPGTPIYVDDLEAWEAEAGITVGPGDVVFVRGGRWARRAQEGPWATGRLAAGLHASVAPWLRERGVAMLGSDYTNDVYPSGVEGVAQPIHLLTLVTMGLWLFDNLDLEALAEAAADQGRWEFMFVAAPLAVPGGTGSPLNPLAIF; encoded by the coding sequence ATGCGGACATTGCGGAGCGCTCTGTCACGGATCCTCGGCCTGACGACCGGAATCCTGACGACCGGAATCCTGGTCGCCGGGGGAACTGCCTCGAGTGCAACGGAAGCGCTCTACGCGCAACAGCGTCCAGAGGTGACGAGCGAGACGATCGAGCAATGGATGGTGGAGCTCTCCAATCGAGGGCGCTGGGGAGCCGCCGATGAGCTCGGCACCCTCAACCTGATCACGCCCGAGCATCGAGTGAGCGCGGCCGGGCTCGTGACTGAGGGGCTCTCCGTGTCCCTTTCGCACGACTACCTGAAGGAGGCCGCGGAAGACGCGACGTCGCCTTTCGGGCACGAGCTCCTCGGATCCCCCCAATCCGGATTCCTGAGCGACCGATACACGATCGCCTATCATGGCTATGCCCACAGCCACATGGACGCCCTCTGTCATTATTCCTCCGAGGGCTTGATGTACAACGGGATCTCGCGGGAGACCGTCGACCTGGTCGAGGGTTGCGTGAGGCTGGGGATCACGAACGCGAAGCAAGGGATCGTGACCCGAGGGATCTTGATGGACATCGCCCGCCTGAAGGGGCTCGACTACCTCGAGCCCGGCACGCCCATCTACGTGGACGACCTGGAGGCGTGGGAGGCGGAGGCGGGGATCACGGTCGGCCCGGGGGACGTCGTGTTCGTCCGGGGCGGACGGTGGGCCCGGCGTGCCCAGGAGGGACCCTGGGCGACCGGGCGGCTGGCCGCAGGCCTGCACGCGTCGGTCGCTCCGTGGCTGAGGGAACGTGGAGTGGCGATGCTGGGCAGCGACTATACGAATGACGTGTATCCGTCCGGCGTGGAGGGAGTTGCCCAGCCCATCCACCTGCTCACGCTCGTGACGATGGGGTTGTGGCTCTTCGATAACCTCGATCTGGAGGCTCTGGCCGAGGCCGCGGCGGACCAAGGGCGTTGGGAGTTCATGTTCGTCGCCGCTCCGCTGGCCGTGCCCGGGGGCACCGGCTCGCCCCTCAATCCCCTGGCGATCTTCTAG
- a CDS encoding CHRD domain-containing protein, whose protein sequence is MQPPEHLAVSLLLLALALPTPATSQIEVHEASITELQAALAAGTVTSVGLVDAYLARIAAYGQQGPALNAMIMLNPRAREEAASRDRERALGNVRGPLHGIPIILKDNYDTFDMPTTGASVALAASTPPDDAFQVRKLREAGAVILGKSNLHELAMGITSISGLGGQTRNPYDPTRNPGGSSGGTGAAVAASFAAIGWGSDTCGSIRIPSAHNNLFGLRPTKGLSSIDGIIPLSHTQDVGGPLARSVTDLAIGLDATVGPDPADPATGILDGLELPRFVASLDPSALRGARLGVLTSSFGDAAEDRESGGIVRAALERMGELGATVIDVTIDGLDTLATGSSVIGFEFKFDFMDYLAATPQADVRSLDDVLERGLYHAALESSFRRRNRVESRDSDEYRAALAKQASVREALRQAIEDEDLDALVYPTIRRKAARIGDRQRGSNCQLSASSGFPALSLPAGFTSDGVPVGLEMMGLPLTDARLLSLAYAYEQAASPRRAPDFTPPLVDARAPPPVVHRIASEGSVRLTGRLAFDWSTGMLAYDLEVAGVTAPEALGVYLHRGSVDSPGPVVHRLMESLRIAQSGELSLGAVDRAAFKASELYLQVLTRAAPQGAVRVPLQGEAR, encoded by the coding sequence ATGCAGCCGCCTGAGCATCTGGCGGTGAGCCTGCTCCTGCTTGCATTGGCGCTGCCGACTCCGGCCACTTCGCAGATCGAGGTGCACGAGGCGAGCATCACGGAGCTGCAGGCCGCGCTGGCCGCCGGCACCGTCACGTCGGTCGGGCTGGTCGACGCATATCTCGCCCGGATCGCCGCATACGGCCAGCAGGGCCCTGCTCTCAACGCCATGATCATGCTGAACCCGCGGGCGAGAGAAGAGGCTGCATCGCGTGATCGCGAACGAGCGCTCGGGAACGTACGGGGTCCACTCCACGGGATCCCCATCATTCTCAAGGACAACTACGACACGTTCGACATGCCGACGACCGGCGCATCGGTGGCGCTCGCGGCCTCGACTCCGCCGGACGATGCGTTCCAGGTCCGGAAGCTGCGCGAGGCCGGAGCGGTGATCCTCGGCAAGTCCAATCTTCACGAGCTGGCGATGGGGATCACGAGCATCAGCGGGCTCGGTGGGCAGACACGGAACCCGTACGATCCGACGCGGAACCCCGGAGGCTCCAGCGGTGGCACGGGAGCCGCGGTCGCGGCCAGCTTCGCGGCGATCGGGTGGGGCAGCGACACCTGTGGGTCGATCCGTATTCCGTCGGCGCACAACAACCTGTTCGGTCTGCGACCTACGAAGGGGCTTTCGAGCATCGACGGCATCATTCCGCTGTCGCACACACAGGACGTGGGTGGGCCGTTGGCGCGCAGCGTCACGGACCTCGCTATCGGCCTCGACGCGACGGTCGGTCCGGATCCAGCCGATCCGGCAACCGGAATCCTCGATGGCCTAGAGCTTCCACGGTTCGTGGCATCGCTCGATCCAAGTGCCTTGCGCGGCGCCCGACTCGGCGTTCTCACGTCGTCCTTCGGCGACGCCGCGGAGGACAGGGAGAGCGGCGGCATTGTACGCGCCGCGTTGGAGCGCATGGGGGAGCTCGGCGCCACGGTCATCGACGTCACGATCGACGGCCTCGATACATTGGCGACGGGATCGAGCGTGATCGGGTTCGAGTTCAAGTTCGACTTCATGGACTACCTGGCAGCGACGCCGCAGGCAGACGTCCGTTCGCTGGACGACGTTCTGGAACGGGGCCTGTACCACGCCGCGCTGGAATCGAGCTTCCGACGCCGGAATCGGGTCGAGAGCCGCGATTCCGACGAGTATCGCGCCGCGCTGGCGAAACAGGCGTCGGTGCGGGAGGCGCTGCGCCAGGCCATCGAGGATGAGGACTTGGACGCGCTCGTGTACCCCACGATTCGTCGCAAGGCCGCCCGGATCGGCGATCGCCAACGCGGATCGAATTGTCAGCTCAGCGCCTCGTCCGGCTTCCCGGCGCTGAGCCTGCCAGCGGGCTTCACGAGCGACGGCGTCCCGGTGGGCCTGGAGATGATGGGGCTCCCGCTCACCGATGCGCGGCTGCTATCCCTCGCGTACGCCTACGAGCAGGCGGCTTCACCACGCCGCGCTCCGGACTTCACGCCGCCGCTCGTGGACGCTCGGGCGCCGCCACCCGTGGTGCACCGGATCGCGAGTGAAGGCAGCGTTCGCCTCACTGGTCGATTGGCCTTCGACTGGTCGACCGGGATGTTGGCCTACGACCTCGAGGTAGCGGGCGTGACCGCCCCCGAGGCCCTGGGTGTGTACCTCCATCGCGGATCCGTCGACAGCCCGGGACCGGTGGTCCACCGGCTCATGGAATCGCTTCGCATCGCCCAGTCGGGCGAGCTGTCGCTCGGCGCTGTTGATCGGGCCGCGTTCAAAGCGTCCGAGCTCTATCTGCAGGTGCTCACGCGCGCCGCCCCTCAGGGCGCGGTCCGCGTGCCACTCCAGGGCGAGGCTCGGTAG
- a CDS encoding zinc-dependent metalloprotease — MSLPILRRTAAGLPRLLTVLALGAMASAAIAAPASSQTDSLPSIEEKTAGTDAMEGFFNLYWDDGSGTLYWEIAELDTEFLYQISMGSGLGSNPVGIDRGQLRGTHVLAAKRIGPRVLLIEPNYRFLARSDNATEVQAVRDAFAPSVLWGFDIVAQTGERVLVDATDFFLRDARGVVEQIAQRNQGSFTLDRSRSALYLPATRSFPENTEVEAMLTFTSSEPGGLVRGVAANGGAITLRQHHSFIKLPDDGYRTRTADPRVGVNGPTVYDYATPIDEDTRLRWVARHRLEKSDPGAATSEAVEPIVYYVDPGTPEPVRSALIEGASWWNTAFEAAGFIDAFQVEVLPPGIDPQDIRYNMIHWTHRRTRGYSYGNTVIDPRTGEIVRGVVNLGSLRLRQDYMLGQGMVPPFSGGITSPGAGGYFDFAGAPNFEYLAQVAPGSDAVEMALARVRQLSAHEVGHTLGFPHNYMASSYGRESVMDYPAPLVQIDSNGDLDLSDAYVQRIGRYDELSVNWLYREFPDGTDEVQALAQIAQQGVEEGLIYMGHTNNNFIGAGHQYASVWDNGSNLVDHLKLEIRVREIGLERFGTDAIRPGEPLSNLEYVLLPLYMHHRFQLRSAVQSLGGADYRYALKGDGQTPFEIVPGEEQRDALETVLSTLTVDFLALSEDIVSMIPPPAFRYAEGEAFPGRTEQLFDPLGAAEAAASFTVGEILQPQRMARLVTFGSMGDYPDLEEVADRLIEVTWDAPTPTDEYRWQVLHVAQRAVADQMMQQASMEGNSAEVRAVLSDRLDRLAERLEGLASRSPHERLVGADIRRWQARIENTVPGPTLAMPAGDPIGGSSRN; from the coding sequence ATGTCTCTTCCGATCCTTCGCCGCACCGCCGCCGGCCTACCCCGCCTACTTACCGTCCTGGCCCTCGGCGCCATGGCCTCCGCCGCTATCGCCGCTCCGGCGTCTTCGCAGACCGACTCTCTGCCGAGCATCGAAGAAAAGACCGCCGGTACCGACGCGATGGAGGGCTTCTTCAACCTCTACTGGGACGACGGGAGCGGCACGCTCTACTGGGAGATCGCGGAGCTCGACACCGAGTTTCTGTATCAGATCTCGATGGGGTCGGGCCTCGGCAGCAACCCGGTCGGCATCGATCGGGGTCAGCTCCGGGGTACGCACGTGCTCGCTGCCAAGCGCATCGGACCTCGCGTGCTACTGATCGAGCCCAACTACCGGTTCCTGGCCCGCAGCGACAATGCGACCGAGGTGCAGGCGGTCCGTGACGCGTTTGCGCCTTCGGTGCTCTGGGGCTTCGACATCGTCGCCCAGACCGGCGAGCGCGTGCTCGTGGACGCCACGGACTTCTTCCTGCGTGACGCGCGAGGCGTCGTGGAGCAGATCGCACAGCGGAACCAGGGCAGCTTCACGCTCGACCGCTCACGCAGCGCGCTGTATCTGCCAGCCACACGGTCGTTCCCGGAGAACACCGAGGTGGAGGCGATGCTCACGTTCACGAGCAGTGAGCCGGGCGGTCTCGTGCGGGGCGTAGCGGCGAACGGTGGCGCGATCACGCTCCGACAACATCACTCCTTCATCAAGCTGCCCGACGACGGATACCGCACTCGTACGGCCGACCCACGGGTGGGCGTGAACGGGCCCACGGTGTACGACTACGCCACCCCGATCGACGAGGACACGCGTCTTCGCTGGGTCGCGCGCCATCGCCTCGAGAAGAGCGATCCGGGTGCCGCGACGTCAGAGGCCGTCGAGCCGATCGTCTACTACGTGGACCCCGGCACGCCGGAGCCAGTGCGCAGCGCGCTGATCGAGGGCGCGAGTTGGTGGAACACCGCTTTCGAGGCGGCCGGCTTCATCGACGCGTTCCAGGTCGAGGTACTGCCTCCCGGCATCGATCCGCAGGACATCCGCTACAACATGATCCACTGGACGCACAGGCGGACCCGCGGATACTCGTACGGGAATACCGTCATCGATCCGCGCACCGGCGAGATCGTGCGCGGCGTGGTGAACCTGGGCAGCCTGCGGCTCAGGCAGGACTACATGCTCGGCCAGGGCATGGTGCCCCCGTTCTCGGGGGGCATCACGTCTCCGGGCGCTGGCGGTTACTTCGACTTCGCCGGCGCGCCGAACTTCGAGTACCTGGCGCAGGTCGCCCCCGGCTCCGACGCCGTCGAAATGGCGCTCGCGCGCGTGCGCCAACTCTCGGCTCACGAGGTCGGCCATACGCTCGGCTTCCCGCACAACTACATGGCGAGCTCCTACGGGCGAGAGAGCGTGATGGACTATCCTGCGCCCCTCGTCCAGATCGACAGCAACGGAGACCTCGACCTGTCCGACGCGTACGTCCAGCGTATCGGCAGGTACGATGAACTCTCGGTGAACTGGCTCTACCGTGAGTTCCCCGACGGGACCGATGAGGTGCAGGCGCTCGCCCAGATCGCGCAGCAGGGCGTGGAGGAGGGCCTCATCTACATGGGGCATACGAACAACAACTTCATCGGTGCCGGCCATCAGTACGCGAGCGTCTGGGACAACGGGTCGAACCTGGTCGACCATCTCAAGCTCGAGATCCGCGTGCGCGAGATTGGGCTGGAGCGCTTCGGCACGGACGCCATCCGCCCCGGAGAGCCGCTCTCGAACCTGGAGTACGTGCTGCTGCCGCTGTACATGCACCACCGTTTCCAGCTCCGGTCCGCGGTGCAGAGCCTCGGAGGTGCAGACTACCGCTACGCGCTGAAGGGGGACGGCCAGACACCCTTCGAGATCGTGCCGGGCGAGGAGCAGCGAGACGCGCTCGAGACGGTGCTGTCGACGCTCACCGTCGACTTCTTGGCGCTGTCGGAGGACATCGTGTCGATGATCCCGCCACCGGCCTTCCGGTACGCGGAGGGCGAGGCGTTTCCGGGGCGGACCGAGCAACTCTTCGATCCGTTGGGCGCAGCCGAGGCTGCGGCGAGCTTCACCGTGGGTGAGATCCTCCAGCCCCAGCGTATGGCCCGGCTCGTCACGTTCGGCAGCATGGGGGACTACCCCGATCTGGAGGAGGTCGCCGATCGCCTCATCGAGGTCACATGGGACGCCCCTACCCCCACTGACGAGTACCGGTGGCAGGTGCTCCACGTGGCCCAACGCGCGGTCGCCGACCAGATGATGCAGCAGGCGAGCATGGAGGGAAACTCCGCCGAGGTCAGGGCCGTTCTATCCGACCGCCTCGACCGCCTCGCTGAGCGCCTCGAGGGCCTCGCGTCACGCTCGCCCCATGAGCGGCTTGTCGGTGCGGACATCCGGCGCTGGCAGGCGCGCATCGAGAACACCGTTCCGGGGCCGACCTTGGCGATGCCCGCGGGCGATCCGATCGGGGGGAGCAGCCGGAACTGA
- a CDS encoding DUF1326 domain-containing protein has product MASQWMIRGVEYGNCNCDYGCPCQFNSPTTHGNCEGVLGGHIEEGNHGDTRLDGLDFAMMFWWPGEVAEGNGRQQVVIDERADDAQREALRRILHGEDTTPGATHFSVYNSMMAEVLETLYAPIELEIDVDARTAHLSVAGVVESTGSPIIDPHSGESQRARINLPNGFEFTVAEMGSASSKLTGGIELELTDSYGQFNILHMNQDGVIR; this is encoded by the coding sequence ATGGCCAGTCAGTGGATGATTCGCGGGGTCGAGTACGGGAACTGCAACTGCGACTACGGGTGTCCCTGCCAATTCAATTCTCCTACGACTCACGGCAATTGTGAGGGCGTCCTCGGCGGTCACATCGAGGAGGGCAACCACGGCGATACACGGCTGGATGGGTTGGATTTCGCGATGATGTTCTGGTGGCCGGGAGAGGTAGCAGAGGGGAATGGCAGGCAGCAAGTCGTCATCGACGAACGGGCCGATGATGCTCAGCGCGAGGCACTACGCAGGATTCTTCACGGGGAGGACACCACGCCGGGGGCGACTCATTTCTCAGTCTACAACAGCATGATGGCCGAAGTGCTGGAAACTCTGTACGCACCGATCGAACTCGAGATCGACGTCGACGCGCGCACGGCTCACTTGAGTGTGGCCGGGGTGGTGGAGTCGACGGGCTCCCCCATCATCGATCCGCACAGCGGGGAGTCCCAGCGTGCGCGTATCAATCTGCCCAATGGCTTCGAGTTCACGGTTGCGGAGATGGGCTCTGCGTCGTCCAAGTTGACCGGCGGCATTGAGCTGGAGCTCACCGACAGCTACGGCCAGTTCAATATCCTTCATATGAATCAGGATGGAGTGATCCGGTAG
- a CDS encoding DUF2182 domain-containing protein — translation MGVSASPPLGRAWRALPRRDLLGVFSAVVGGATLAWVYLFRVADGMADSSMPMESVRIRPWEAADFFLVMLMWSIMMVGMMVPSALPTIMIYAAVARKAARDRTVVPRTLVFVSGYLALWTLFCVVATLAQWGLDQAVLLSPMMVTTSPAIGSGLLIAAGVYQVTPVKRACLNHCRSPAHFLSEHWRAGNAGAFRMGMEHGAFCVGCCWVLMGLLFVGGVMNLLWIAAIATFVLAEKVIPLPDSPMPARLTGGAMILAGLILGVTWAVGGS, via the coding sequence ATGGGGGTGTCGGCCTCTCCCCCCCTCGGGCGCGCATGGCGAGCCCTCCCGAGGCGTGACCTGCTAGGCGTATTTTCGGCGGTAGTTGGAGGAGCCACGCTCGCATGGGTCTATCTGTTCCGCGTCGCCGACGGGATGGCGGATTCATCCATGCCAATGGAGTCGGTCCGGATCCGCCCGTGGGAGGCGGCCGACTTCTTCCTGGTCATGCTGATGTGGTCGATCATGATGGTCGGGATGATGGTGCCGAGCGCCTTGCCCACTATCATGATCTACGCGGCCGTCGCCCGAAAAGCGGCGCGTGACCGGACGGTCGTCCCACGCACGCTCGTATTCGTCTCGGGATACCTCGCCCTGTGGACGCTATTTTGCGTGGTGGCGACCTTGGCTCAATGGGGCCTCGATCAAGCCGTCCTGTTGTCCCCCATGATGGTGACGACCAGCCCGGCGATAGGGTCCGGGCTTCTGATTGCCGCAGGCGTTTACCAGGTCACTCCCGTCAAGCGCGCCTGCCTGAACCATTGTCGGTCACCCGCACATTTCTTGTCCGAGCACTGGCGTGCCGGAAATGCGGGCGCGTTTCGGATGGGGATGGAGCATGGAGCTTTTTGCGTGGGGTGCTGTTGGGTGTTGATGGGGCTCCTCTTCGTAGGTGGTGTGATGAACCTGCTCTGGATCGCGGCCATCGCGACGTTCGTTCTTGCTGAGAAGGTGATTCCTCTACCTGATTCGCCGATGCCCGCACGGCTGACGGGTGGAGCCATGATTCTGGCTGGCTTGATCCTGGGGGTGACCTGGGCGGTGGGGGGCAGCTAG
- a CDS encoding DUF3024 domain-containing protein, producing MPISETEKNSASWLLSQFCETRIPPHVRDQIELGFRFEGNVVYLFERRPNWRGSGEWTSMDIARFRYFVGRGEWVLYWSDRNQIWHRYDLIGDWLPFRRLLKEVDEDPTCIFWG from the coding sequence ATGCCGATCTCGGAAACCGAGAAGAACAGCGCATCATGGCTCCTATCCCAGTTCTGCGAGACGCGCATCCCCCCACATGTTCGGGACCAAATCGAGTTGGGGTTCCGTTTCGAGGGCAACGTCGTATATCTCTTTGAACGTCGTCCCAACTGGCGCGGATCGGGAGAATGGACGTCGATGGACATCGCTCGGTTTCGGTACTTCGTCGGAAGGGGCGAGTGGGTCCTCTACTGGAGTGACCGAAACCAGATCTGGCATCGTTATGATCTCATCGGGGATTGGCTTCCGTTCAGGCGTCTGCTGAAGGAAGTAGACGAGGACCCGACGTGCATTTTCTGGGGCTAG